The following proteins are encoded in a genomic region of Chryseobacterium culicis:
- the ric gene encoding iron-sulfur cluster repair di-iron protein, with protein MNTRTDFIGHMVAEDFRTAAIFKRHGIDFCCKGGRTIEDACSNKKLDAERIYEELEALPKNEGTAIDFNSWPLDLLADYIEKTHHRYVEEKTSVLQAFLDKLCKVHGGRHPELFEINTLFNDSAHDLAAHMKKEELILFPFVRNMVKAKISGTSLPQAHFGTVENPVHMMEHEHTVEGERFRRIAEITNEYLPPADACNTYKVAFAMLQDFENDLHKHIHLENNILFPKAIQLEKEFAVES; from the coding sequence ATGAATACAAGAACAGACTTTATAGGACATATGGTTGCTGAAGATTTCAGAACAGCAGCAATTTTTAAAAGACACGGTATTGATTTCTGCTGTAAAGGCGGAAGAACCATTGAAGATGCCTGCAGTAATAAAAAACTTGATGCTGAAAGGATTTATGAAGAACTGGAAGCCCTTCCAAAAAATGAAGGTACTGCCATAGATTTCAACAGCTGGCCTCTGGATCTACTGGCGGATTATATTGAGAAAACGCACCATCGTTATGTAGAAGAAAAAACTTCTGTTTTGCAGGCATTTCTTGATAAGCTGTGTAAAGTTCATGGAGGAAGACATCCGGAGCTGTTCGAAATTAACACCTTATTTAATGACTCTGCGCACGATCTGGCTGCTCATATGAAAAAAGAAGAACTGATTCTTTTCCCTTTTGTACGGAATATGGTAAAAGCTAAAATATCAGGTACATCCCTTCCCCAGGCTCATTTTGGAACAGTGGAAAATCCTGTCCATATGATGGAACACGAACATACAGTAGAAGGCGAACGTTTCAGAAGAATTGCAGAAATCACCAATGAATATCTTCCTCCTGCAGATGCCTGCAATACCTACAAAGTAGCTTTTGCCATGCTTCAGGATTTTGAAAATGATTTACATAAACATATCCATCTTGAAAATAATATCCTCTTTCCAAAAGCCATCCAACTGGAAAAAGAATTTGCCGTTGAATCTTAA